The following coding sequences are from one Odocoileus virginianus isolate 20LAN1187 ecotype Illinois chromosome 7, Ovbor_1.2, whole genome shotgun sequence window:
- the DEPP1 gene encoding protein DEPP1: protein MRSRLLLSVALLPTIRETSEEMLPGGAGEEPPASPSLDDYVRSICQLAQPTSVLDEAAARVRTSRPHRPARSCAKSCPTGSLQDITTRFTGQQPSLPGTGTVDPLDWLFGESQEKQPSRRDVPRRTGPSADPWASRRQMDSGKAPATPRGRLSDAKDPGHSLQRTSRDWHRCSQASGQPGQDAGSPTSPRPSSILRTLYLHLPVIHEL, encoded by the coding sequence ATGAGGTCCCGGCTTTTGCTTTCTGTGGCCCTCCTGCCCACAATTCGGGAGACCTCGGAGGAGATGCTACCCGGAGGGGCTGGAGAGGagccccccgcctcccccagccTGGATGACTACGTGAGGTCCATTTGTCAGTTGGCACAGCCCACCTCAGTGCTGGATGAGGCTGCAGCGAGGGTGCGAACCAGCAGACCCCACCGGCCAGCCCGTTCCTGTGCGAAGAGCTGCCCCACTGGGTCTCTACAGGACATCACCACTCGCTTCACTGGCCAGCAGCCCTCCCTGCCTGGGACTGGCACTGTGGACCCCCTGGACTGGCTCTTTGGGGAGTCTCAGGAGAAGCAGCCAAGTAGAAGGGATGTGCCAAGGAGGACTGGACCCTCCGCTGATCCCTGGGCTTCTCGCAGACAGATGGACAGTGGCAAGGCCCCAGCGACCCCCAGAGGGAGGCTGAGTGATGCCAAGGATCCAGGGCACTCCCTGCAGAGAACGTCGAGGGACTGGCACCGGTGCTCCCAGGCTTCTGGGCAGCCTGGGCAGGATGCGGGCTCCCCCACAAGCCCCCGCCCCAGCAGCATCCTCAGAACTCTCTATTTGCACCTCCCGGTGATCCATGAACTCTGA